GGCCGGCGCCGATGACGAGGAACTGGAGGACCGTCACCCGATCACCACCTCCTCCGCGGGGTAGCAGCAGTGGCCCGGCCGCGATCGCCGCCAGGAACGACCCTGCAATCAGCCGCGCCGCCGAGGTCTGTCGCTGCCGGGGTGCCACAACGCTTCCGTCTCGTCGTCCCTCCCCGTCCGCAGGCCGGATACCGGTCGCGTGCCGCGGGCGCGCACCGTCGCACGGTAGCCGGTGTGACGCGGCAGATCGTTGACGACGGCACGGGTACGGTGGCCGCGATGCGCATCGAGACCCTGCGGTGAGCCCGGCGCCCGGCGCGATCGGCCGTCCCGCGTGACGACGTCGACCCCACCGCGCTGGTCGGCCACACGGCGCGTCGCGTTCGCCGGCCTGCTGGCGGTGACGATGGCGTCGTCGACCTTCGGGTTCACGACCTTCTCTGTGCTCTCGGGTCAGCTGCTCGACACGTTCCGCATCAGCCGGTGGCAACTGGGTGCGCTGGTCACCGCGACCGCAGTGCTCGGCGCGGTGCTCTCCCCGCCCATGGGCCGTCTCGCCGACCGGATCGGCGGGCGAAACGCCATGCTGGCCACCCTGCTACTCAGTGGCGCGGCGTTGGCCGCCATCTCGGTCTCGCCGGTCTACCTGCTCGTGGTCTTCGCCGCGCTCGCCGCCGGAGCGGCGCAGTCGATGGCCAACCCGGCAACCAACAAGCTCATCTCGCTGCACGGCACGGATGGCGGCCGCGGCACGCTGACGGGCATCAAGCAGTCCGGCGTCCAGGTCGGCACGTTCCTCGGCGGGTCGCTGCTGCCGCTCGGCGCTACGACGATCGGGTGGCGGCCGACGCTGCTGCTCGCCGCCGTCGTCCCGGCCGTGGGCCTGGCGCTCAGCCGCCGCATCGTGCCGCCGGCCGGCGTCGACGAGGACACGTCCGACGAGCAGGAGGTGGCGGGATCACTGGTGCGCTCGCCGTTCCTGCTGCAGCTCGCCGTCTACGGGTTCCTGCTCGGTGCCGGCTGGTCGGCGGTCTTCACGTACCTGCCCGACTACGGGCAGAACGCCCTCGGGTGGACCGCGACGGTCGCGGGCCTGCTGGTGTCCGCCGCCGGGCTGTGCGGCATCGCGGGGCGGATCGGGTGGAGCTGGTACGCCGAGCATCGCAGCGACGCCCCGCGGACGCTGGCGGTGCTCGCCACGATCGGCATCGCTGCGATCACCGTGATCCTGCTCTCGTCACGGGTTCCGGCCATGCTGTGGCTGGGCGCCGCCGCGCTCGGCGGAAGCTCCGGGTCGTGGAACTCCGTCGGCATGTTCGCGATCATCGACCGCCTGCCGGAGAGGGCCGCCGGTGCCGCCTCGGGCA
This is a stretch of genomic DNA from Euzebyales bacterium. It encodes these proteins:
- a CDS encoding MFS transporter, coding for MTTSTPPRWSATRRVAFAGLLAVTMASSTFGFTTFSVLSGQLLDTFRISRWQLGALVTATAVLGAVLSPPMGRLADRIGGRNAMLATLLLSGAALAAISVSPVYLLVVFAALAAGAAQSMANPATNKLISLHGTDGGRGTLTGIKQSGVQVGTFLGGSLLPLGATTIGWRPTLLLAAVVPAVGLALSRRIVPPAGVDEDTSDEQEVAGSLVRSPFLLQLAVYGFLLGAGWSAVFTYLPDYGQNALGWTATVAGLLVSAAGLCGIAGRIGWSWYAEHRSDAPRTLAVLATIGIAAITVILLSSRVPAMLWLGAAALGGSSGSWNSVGMFAIIDRLPERAAGAASGIVMFGFLIGLGVGAPAFGWSVDVTGAYVIGLVAAAVVHIAGLIVALVLRRAPLGTAATVA